One segment of Panicum virgatum strain AP13 chromosome 1K, P.virgatum_v5, whole genome shotgun sequence DNA contains the following:
- the LOC120656642 gene encoding putative uncharacterized protein ENSP00000383309 produces MQPLRESFPHGHGVQHQLRGLSSATALRLQSLPHGAEQRKRRRAGCGRASPAALRLQSPPRGAVQRKRRCAGCGRASPAALRLQSPPRGVVQRKRRCAGCGRASPAALRLQSPPRGAVQRKRRCAGCGRASPAALRLQSPPRGAVQRKRRCAGCGRASPAAAWGRAKEEEVRRVREGEPRRPPAAVAAAWGRAKEEEVRRVREGEPRRPPAAVAAAWGRAKEEESPPRGAGQRKRRHAGCGRASPAALRLQSPPRGAGQRKRRRAGCGRASPAARGRTKEEEARRVREGEPRRPPAAVAAARGRTKEEEARRVREGEPRRPPAAVAAARGRTKEEEARRVREGEPRRPPAAVAAARGRTKEEEARRVREGEPRRPPAAVAAVRGRTKEEEARRVREGEPRRHRRKELRGEGGWVWERMQLRRRRYVGR; encoded by the exons ATGCAGCCCCTCCGCGAGTCCTTCCCGCACGGACATGGCGTGCAGCACCAGCTGCGGGGCctctcctccgccaccgccctccGGCTGCAGTCGCTGCCGCACGGGGCCGAGCAAAGGAAGAGGAGGCGCGCTGGGTGCGGGagggcgagccccgccgccctccggctGCAGTCGCCGCCGCGTGGGGCCGTGCAAAGGAAGAGGAGGTGCGCCGGGTGCGGGagggcgagccccgccgccctccggctGCAGTCGCCGCCGCGTGGGGTCGTGCAAAGGAAGAGGAGGTGCGCCGGGTGCGGGagggcgagccccgccgccctccggctGCAGTCGCCGCCGCGTGGGGCCGTGCAAAGGAAGAGGAGGTGCGCCGGGTGCGGGagggcgagccccgccgccctccggctGCAGTCGCCGCCGCGTGGGGCCGTGCAAAGGAAGAGGAGGTGCGCCGGGTGCGGGagggcgagccccgccgccgcgtgggGCCGTGCAAAGGAAGAGGAGGTGCGCCGGGTGCGGGagggcgagccccgccgccctccggctGCAGTCGCCGCCGCGTGGGGCCGTGCAAAGGAAGAGGAGGTGCGCCGGGTGCGGGagggcgagccccgccgccctccggctGCAGTCGCCGCCGCGTGGGGCCGTGCAAAGGAAGAGGAG tcgccgccgcgcggggccGGACAAAGGAAGAGGAGGCACGCCGGGTGCGGGagggcgagccccgccgccctGCGGCTGcagtcgccgccgcgcggggccGGACAAAGGAAGAGGAGGCGCGCCGGGTGCGGGAgggcgagccccgccgcgcgggGCCGGACAAAGGAAGAGGAGGCGCGCCGGGTGCGGGagggcgagccccgccgccctccggctgcagtcgccgccgcgcggggccGGACAAAGGAAGAAGAGGCGCGCCGGGTGCGGGagggcgagccccgccgccctccggctgcagtcgccgccgcgcggggccGGACAAAGGAAGAGGAGGCGCGCCGGGTGCGGGagggcgagccccgccgccctccggctgcagtcgccgccgcgcggggccGGACAAAGGAAGAGGAGGCGCGCCGGGTGCGGGagggcgagccccgccgccctccggctGCAGTCGCCGCCGTGCGGGGCCGGACAAAGGAAGAGGAGGCGCGCCGGGTGC